The Duganella sp. BuS-21 sequence GGCGTGTTGCGCAGTTCTTCGATGAAGATGGCGTCGGCCTGGCGCAGCAGGTCGGCGTAGTCCTTCTTCACTTCGCCCAGAATACGCACGCCCAGGCCCGGGCCCGGGAACGGGTGACGGTAGACCATCTCATGCGGCAAGCCCAATGCTACGCCCAGCTTGCGCACTTCGTCCTTGAACAGTTCGCGCAGCGGTTCCAGCAGCGACAGCTTCATGTGTTCCGGCAGGCCGCCAACGTTGTGGTGCGACTTGATGGTCTGGCCCTTCTTGCCCTTGCCGGCCGACTCGATCACGTCCGGGTAGATGGTGCCCTGCGCCAGCCACTTGGCGTTGACCAGCTTGCCCGATTCCTGGTCGAACACGACGACGAATTCGCGGCCGATGATCTTGCGCTTCTGCTCGGGGTCGCTGACGCCGGCCAGGTGGCCCATGAACTGCTCTTCCGCATCGACACGGATGACTTTCACGCCCAGGTTGTTGGCGAACATGTCCATGACCATTTTGCCTTCGTTCAGGCGCAGCAGGCCGTGGTCGACGAACACGCAGGTCAGCTGGTCGCCGATGGCGCGATGGATCAGCGCCGCCGCCACCGACGAATCGACGCCGCCGGACAGGCCCAGGATCACTTCATCGGTGCCCACTTGCGCGCGGATTTTCTCGACCGCTTCGGTGATATAGTCCGGCATATTCCAGTCCGACTTGCAGCCGCAGATTTCGTGCACGAAGCGGCTCAGCATGACCTTGCCCTGCACCGTGTGCGTGACCTCCGGGTGCCATTGCACGCCGTAGAAATTCTTCTCTTCGTTGGCCATGGCGGCGATCGGGCACGACGGCGTGTCGCCCATCAGCACGAAGCCCGGCGGCATGTCCAGCACCTTGTCGCCGTGGCTCATCCAGACCTTCTGCATGCCGTGGCCTTCGTCGGTGACGAAGTCGACGATGCCGTTCAACAGCTTGGTGTGGTTGCGTGCGCGCACTTCGGCGTAACCGAATTCACGCACTGTGCCGTTCTCGACCTTGCCGCCCAGCTGGGCTGCCATGGTTTGCATGCCGTAGCAGATGCCCAGTACCGGCACGCCCAGTTCGAACACGGCGTCCGGCGCGCGCGGCGCGTCGCCTTCCAGGGTGGAGCTGTGGCTGCCCGACAGGATCACGCCGGCGGCGCCGTAGTTGCGCACGAACTCGTCGCTTACGTCGTACGGGAACACTTCCGAGAACACGCCGGAATCGCGCACGCGGCGGGCGATCAGCTGGGTCACTTGGGAGCCGAAATCGAGAATCAGAATTTTAGAGTGCATGGACTTGTACGGAAGAGGAGAGTATAGAAAAACGCCGGCTGACTCAGCCGGCGTTGCAAGGAGGTCTTAGTCGCCGGAACGGTAGTTCGGCGCTTCCTTGGTGATTTGTACGTCGTGGACGTGCGATTCGCGCATGCCGGCCGAGGTGATCTCGACGAACTCCGCCTTGTTGCGCAGTTCTTCGATGGTGGCGCAGCCGCAGTAACCCATCGATTGGCGCACGCCGCCCACCAGCTGGAAGATGATCGCCAGCACGGAGCCTTTGTAGGCCACGCGGCCTTCAATCCCTTCCGGCACGAACTTGTCGGCCTTCATGGTGGCGTCCTGGAAGTAGCGGTCGGCCGAACCGTCGGACATGGCGCCCAGCGAGCCCATGCCGCGATACGATTTGTACGAACGGCCCTGGTACAGGATCACTTCGCCCGGCGCTTCTTCGGTGCCGGCGAACATGGAACCCATCATCACGGTCGAGGCGCCGGCTGCCAGCGCTTTCGAGATATCGCCCGAGAAGCGGATGCCGCCGTCGGCGATACATGGCACGCCCGTGCCTTCCAATGCTTCGGCCACGTTGGAAATCGCGGTAATTTGCGGCACGCCGACGCCGGCCACGATACGGGTGGTGCAGATCGAGCCGGGACCGATGCCGACCTTGACCGCGTCCGCGCCGTACTCCACCAGCGCCTTGGCGGCGGCGGCGGTGGCGATGTTGCCACCGATGACGTCCACTTGCGGGTATTTGGTCTTGATCCACTTCACGCGGTCCAGGATGCCTTGCGAGTGACCGTGGGCGGTGTCGACCACCAGCACGTCCACGCCGGCGGCGACCAGCAGGTCGATACGCTCTTCATCTTTGGCGCCCACGCCGACAGCGGCGCCGACCAGCAGCTTGCCCTGCGAGTCTTTCGACGCCAGCGGGTGCTCGTGCGATTTCTGGATATCCTTGACGGTGATCAGGCCGCGCAGTTCGAATGCGTCGTCCACCACCAGCACGCGCTCCAGGCGGTGCTTGTTCATCAGGCGTTTGGCTTCCGTGGTATCGGCGCCTTCCTTGACATACACCAGCTTTTCGCGCGGGGTCATCTTGGCGCGCACTTCAGCGTCCAGCTCCTGCTCGAAGCGCAGGTCGCGGTTGGTGATGATGCCGACCACTTCCTTGCCTTCCACCACCGGGAAGCCGGAAATGCCATATTGTTCGGTCAGCTTGATCACGTCGCGGATCTTCATGGTCGGCGGAATCGTGATCGGATCACGCAGCACACCGGCTTCGAAACGCTTGACACGCGCTACTTCACGCGCCTGGTCTTTAGGGTTCAGGTTCTTGTGGATGATACCGATACCACCCTCTTGAGCCATGGCAATCGCCAGGCGCGCCTCGGTCACCGTATCCATCGCTGCCGACAGCAACGGGATATTCAGCGTGATGTTGCGGGTCAACCGGGTTTTGAGGGACGTATCCGCAGGCAAAACGTTGGAGTACGCTGGGACGAGCAGCACGTCATCGAATGTGAGTGCTTTTTGAAGTAGACGCATAGCATTTCCTATAGGCGCAAAAGCAGATTATACAGAAAATGAAGCATTCTGTCTGGAACTTCTCCAGGCCACCAGCTACGCCCAACAAATTCTTTATCACCCCCCAGTTATAAAAAGCATCACAAATCATACCGACTATATATTCAGATTGAAAATCTACCGTCACCTGTTTGGGTGATTTCCGTCTTTCCGTTCGCGCCGCCGCCTCGCCAGCCGGGGCTTGCTAACGCCTACTCGCTGTCACTGCCAACAGCGATGAGGGACCGGAACGCGAACTCGACCTGGTGAGGCCGATGCCTGTTGAGAGCCTACGCGATGCGCTCCCGTCCGCCTGCAATTCCTTCCGCACCTCGGACATACCTGGGGCACTTACAGCCCATCGATGCATTATTAGGGTAATACTGCCTTTTGCTATACACTGTGGGACCCACCTCGGTACTTCCTCACCGTCCTGTTTCCTTCCTGTTTAGGCCTAGCCCATTCCTGTCCGATTCTCGACCAACGGCTCTACTTTAGAGTTGGGCACATTCGTCCACAGCTAGGAGCAACATATCAGTATTCATACAGGAACTATCCATTGGTTTAGTCGGTTAAAAGGTATCGGTCAGATCAGGCCGAATGCCGGTGGTTATGACGTCATGGCCAACATAAATGATTTCGTTGAGGCGCAGCCAGCAGGCTCGCTTGAACACAGGCTTGTATCGTACAAGCTCGCCAACTCAGATTTCGGCGGACAAGCTCGACAAATCCACCTCACACAGGGGATCTAAGCCATGGCAAAAGAAGAACTCATCGAGATGCAAGGTGTTGTCCAAGACATCCTGCCCGACAGCCGTTTCCGCGTGGAATTAGAGAACGGCCACAAATTGATTGCCTACACCGCTGGCCGAATGAAGAAAAACTTCATTCGCATTCTCGCCGGCGATCGCGTCACCCTAGAGCTGTCCGCATACGACTTAAGCAAGGGCCGCATTACGTTCCGCCATATCGATTCGCCGAGAGCGACAAGCTCTCGCCCGGCTTTCCGAAATAAGCGCTGAACAACCTCGGCACAAGCTGAGCGACAAGGCTATCACGCGACGTCGACCACCGACAGGCCCTGAACGTTTATCGCGGATTCGGTAACACGTTATAAGCACGGTCACGCAGGGCGGTCGCGGATTAGGCCACGACGTCTACAAGCGGAAATAAAAAAAGCCGCCCGAAGGCGGCTCATCTGAGTGCGACTGCTTACGCGCGTTGCTTCCGGCGTGCAGCGAAGCCAACTAGGCCCAGGCCAGCCAGCAGCATGGCGTAGGTTGCTGGTTCGGGCACAGCAGTAACGTTCAACGACACATTATCCAGAGCAAATATCGCTGGCCCGGTGTAGTTCTGGGGAATGGTTTCCTTGAACGCTAATACGTAGCTGCCCGCGCCCAGGGTATTGAATGCGCTTGTTAAGTCCAAACTTATGTTATTAACGGACCAATCGGAAATTTGGTAAGGCAAAACATAGTTGTAAATGTTAAGGAGCAAAGTGGTGCCATCGGCGCTTAAGATATTGACGTCAAGTTGTCGCTGGACACCGCTGTAGGAAGATTCCGCAGCAAACGAAAACTTGAAATCAGCACTGGCTATGTTGCCCGTCAGCGCAAAACCCTGCTTTAACGAAAATACACCTGCGTCGCCATCAAAGCCGTTGAAAAGGCTATACCCCGAAATTGGGCTCACCACCGAATTCATGTACGAATTCTGATTGCGGACGTACCATACTTTCCCACCGCTGCCACCGCCAAAAACGATTTGGCTATTCTTGTTGTCATTCAAGGCGCCCTCATACGATGTGAACTGAGTAGAAGTGGCAGACCAGCCTGCAACAGTGCCAGTTTCAAATCCGCCGTTCACGATCAATTCCTCGGCTTGGCCAACTAACGACGATAGCATGCAGACGAGCACGGCGGCTTTCGCAAAATGTATTGATTTCATTATGTTTCGTTCCATGTGGGTTGAGAGTACTGGGCGCAATGCTGATCAGGCTATAACAAGGACATGAGCAATGACCAAACATTGCAACTGCTATCCGTGAAAATTACAAAACATATCACGACTGATAATTACTATACAATTCTGATTGCCACTTTACATCACCTGTTTTGGTGATTTCGACGCTCAGTTCGCGCCACCGCCCCGCCAGCCGGTAATGCCGTTAAGTTAAGCTGAAAATAGGCTTCGTCATTCCCGCGAATGCGGGAATCCATGAGGTGCATGCCCGGCTAACTCAGCATGGATCCCGGCTTTCGCCGGGACGACATCGCTTAACTTAACGGCATTACCCGCCAGCCGGGGCTTTTTTACGCCCGCAGATTCAGGCTTCAACGACTTCACCAAATTAATTAATCCTTTGGTTAAATATTGCTTGACCCTAAGTTTATCTTTTTGGTAAAGCAACTCCATTGACACCCCAACAACTATGGAGCGCCAAATGTCCCACGCAGAACCCGCAGCACTCGCAGCACCCGGAGAAGCCACGCAACGCGGTGATGCCGCCTTCGCCGCGCAGGTGGCGAAATGATCGCCCTTATCTTCGCCACCAGCGTCGGCAGCGCGCTGAACTTCACCGAGATTACCGCCGACACGGTTCGCGCAATCTCGCCAGCTCGCAAGTTGAGCCAGGTCCAGAAGGTCGCAGCGCCGACTGCCGACGGCAAGCTCACCGTGGCGCAGTTCTGCCGTGCTCGCGGCGCTGAGCCGCGCCGCCGGCCTGGTGCGGACAGGCGCTGCAGCGTGAGCCTCCAAGACATGCTGATGACCTGGCCGCGCGAGCGCCTGGCCAAGGATCTGGCGCAGCAGGCCAAGGAAAATGCGGCGCTACCTTCATCTACGCGAAGTACGTCCCCGATTCGAACCCACTCGCGAAACTGGGGCTTCAGCGAGTCGGCCACGACCTGACGGTCGGCGATCTGCTGCGCCAGCAGTTCGAAATCTACGAACGGACCCTGTCACCCAGCACGCTCCTGAACTACCGGCGCCACGCAGACGCGCACCTACTCCCGAAGT is a genomic window containing:
- the guaA gene encoding glutamine-hydrolyzing GMP synthase — protein: MHSKILILDFGSQVTQLIARRVRDSGVFSEVFPYDVSDEFVRNYGAAGVILSGSHSSTLEGDAPRAPDAVFELGVPVLGICYGMQTMAAQLGGKVENGTVREFGYAEVRARNHTKLLNGIVDFVTDEGHGMQKVWMSHGDKVLDMPPGFVLMGDTPSCPIAAMANEEKNFYGVQWHPEVTHTVQGKVMLSRFVHEICGCKSDWNMPDYITEAVEKIRAQVGTDEVILGLSGGVDSSVAAALIHRAIGDQLTCVFVDHGLLRLNEGKMVMDMFANNLGVKVIRVDAEEQFMGHLAGVSDPEQKRKIIGREFVVVFDQESGKLVNAKWLAQGTIYPDVIESAGKGKKGQTIKSHHNVGGLPEHMKLSLLEPLRELFKDEVRKLGVALGLPHEMVYRHPFPGPGLGVRILGEVKKDYADLLRQADAIFIEELRNTPYEATIVPGFDQDSEPKNWYEATSQAFAVFLPVKSVGVMGDGRTYEYVVALRAVQTQDFMTAHWAHLPHALLGKVSNRIINEVRGINRVVYDISGKPPATIEWE
- a CDS encoding FxDxF family PEP-CTERM protein produces the protein MKSIHFAKAAVLVCMLSSLVGQAEELIVNGGFETGTVAGWSATSTQFTSYEGALNDNKNSQIVFGGGSGGKVWYVRNQNSYMNSVVSPISGYSLFNGFDGDAGVFSLKQGFALTGNIASADFKFSFAAESSYSGVQRQLDVNILSADGTTLLLNIYNYVLPYQISDWSVNNISLDLTSAFNTLGAGSYVLAFKETIPQNYTGPAIFALDNVSLNVTAVPEPATYAMLLAGLGLVGFAARRKQRA
- the infA gene encoding translation initiation factor IF-1, whose translation is MAKEELIEMQGVVQDILPDSRFRVELENGHKLIAYTAGRMKKNFIRILAGDRVTLELSAYDLSKGRITFRHIDSPRATSSRPAFRNKR
- the guaB gene encoding IMP dehydrogenase, which translates into the protein MRLLQKALTFDDVLLVPAYSNVLPADTSLKTRLTRNITLNIPLLSAAMDTVTEARLAIAMAQEGGIGIIHKNLNPKDQAREVARVKRFEAGVLRDPITIPPTMKIRDVIKLTEQYGISGFPVVEGKEVVGIITNRDLRFEQELDAEVRAKMTPREKLVYVKEGADTTEAKRLMNKHRLERVLVVDDAFELRGLITVKDIQKSHEHPLASKDSQGKLLVGAAVGVGAKDEERIDLLVAAGVDVLVVDTAHGHSQGILDRVKWIKTKYPQVDVIGGNIATAAAAKALVEYGADAVKVGIGPGSICTTRIVAGVGVPQITAISNVAEALEGTGVPCIADGGIRFSGDISKALAAGASTVMMGSMFAGTEEAPGEVILYQGRSYKSYRGMGSLGAMSDGSADRYFQDATMKADKFVPEGIEGRVAYKGSVLAIIFQLVGGVRQSMGYCGCATIEELRNKAEFVEITSAGMRESHVHDVQITKEAPNYRSGD